CGCCCGAAGGGCCACCGCCCACAACGAAAACATCAAAGGTCATAGGTTATTCCCCCGGAACCAGCGCGGCGTTCTCTCGCGCTGTCATGATGCGCGCAGCCAGACTGGCCGACGCGACGAATAGGATGGCTTGGAATAGAAACACGGCAGCAAAAGCATCTGCCACGGGCATCAACGCGCGGGCGACATCCACCAGCGCAGCACCTGTCAGCCCGCCAAAACCCGCCGCGATGGCTTGGGACGCGCCCCACAGGCCCACACGCGCACCTTCGCGCTTGTCCGCGCCCTCGCCCGCAAGCTGCATCATCGACCCGATGGCCGCGACCGCGAACATACCGTTGAAGAACCCCAGTGTGACAACCAGCGGCACAAGCGGCAAGGCCCAAGTGCTGGCCCCGGCAATCGCGACCAGCGCCACGGCAGAGCCGCCACAGCCCGCCACAACCCATGCCCGCAGGCTGCCAAGCCGAAAGCCCGTGGCCGCCACGCCCACCAGCACCATGCCAAGGAACACGCCACCATTTTGCGCCCCCGACATGGATGTGGATTGGCCGGGCGTGAAGTTGAATACAAGGCCCGCATAAGGCTCTAGGATAAGTTCCTGCATGAAATAGGCAGTCATGGACAGGAAAACGAAAAAGGTGAAGTTGCGCGCGGCGCGGTCGGCCCAGATATCGCGCATCCCGTCGCGAAAGCTTTGCGCGGGGGGTGCCGGGCGCGCGATGACGCGGCGTTCTATGCCCCAGACGGCCAGAATGGTCACGGCGACCGCGCCGGTGCAGATGACCGAAACAACCATAAGCAGCCGCGCGTGGCTATAGGGGTCCAGAAAACTGCCCGCCGTGATCGCCGTCAGCGCGATGCCCGCGATCATCATCAGCCATGTGATCGTTGCCGCCGCCGGGCGGCGGCGTTCGGCGGTCGCGGTCGCCAACAGCGCCAGAAGCGAGGTGCCGGACGCGCCAACGCCAAGGCCGATCACGATATAAGCCACGACCGAAACAGCCAGACCAAGGGCGAGGTTGCTTTCCAGCAGCGGAATGGCCAGCGTCGCACCCACACCGCCCAACGCCAGCAGCGCCATGCCCGCGATAATCCAGCGGGTGCGGTTGCCGCCCTGGTCGGCCAAGTGGCCCCATTGCGGGCGGGTGATCTGCACGCCGTAATGCAACGCAACCAGCGCACCGGGCAGAACCACGGGCAGCGCCAGTTCGACCACCATCAAGCGGTTGAGGGTAGAGGTCATCAGAACGACGATCGCCCCAAGCGCGGCCTGCACCAGACCAAGGCGGAAAATCTGTAGCCAAGACAATGTCATGCAGGCAGTCCTTGAAGTGCGAACGCGGCCACCATCATGCCCAGAACATAAGGGCCAACGCCGGTGCCGTTGAACCATGGGGCCAGTTTTGCGGGGTCCGTCCGCCAGCGCCCCAGCGCCCAGATCTGCACGCCGATGCCAACGGCTATGGCGGCTGCGTGCAATGGCTTGCCCCAGATCACCAGCAGACAGACGACAACCAGTTGCGCCAGCACCATCACCGTGCCCGCGACCGTCGCGGCATTGACCGGGCCAAGCGTGACCGGCAAAGAGCGCAGGCCCATTTGGCGGTCGCCCTCGATTGCCTTGAAATCATTGATCGTCATAATCCCATGCGCGCCCAGACCATAGAGCACGGCAATCGCCACGATCTCGAACCGCGGCGCGCCTGCGGCGATGACGGCCGCGCCGGTGAACCATGGCAAGGCTTCGTAGCTCAGGCCGACAAGCCCCGGCCCCCACCAGCCCGAGCGTTTCGCGCGGATGGGTTCGACCGAATAGGCCCAAGCGGCCAGCACGCCCACCACGGTCGCGCCAAAACCCCACGGCCCCAGCAACCAGCCAACGCCCAGCGACAGCACACTCATCGCCAGCGCGATATACAGCCCCCAGCGGCCCGGAATACGGCCCGAGGGGATGGGCCGATGGGGTTCATTGATCGCATCGACATGCCGGTCACACCAATCATTGGCGGCCTGAGACATGCCACACACGATGGGACCAGCCAGAAGCACCCCCAAGACCACCAAGGCCCAGCTATCAGGCCAGACGCCGACAGAGATGACGCCACATAGATAGGCCCACATGGGCGGAAACCATGTGATGGGCTTTATCAGCTCCAACATGGCGGCGGGGTGCGGCAGCCGCGCTTGTATACTATCGCTTACGGTCATCTGTAAATCTTGCCTGTCAACCTTGAGTCGCGCAAGTGTAAAGTTGGATTGACAGATGCTTTTAGCGGGGCGCGATCCTGAAAATGCAGGCAGGCGCGCCCATGGCGGTGCAATCTTCTTCCACAACCTGCACATCGGGCCAGACCAACGCGCCGAACAGGCGTTCGAACACCGCAGCGTGCCAATCGCAGATGGGATGATCGGACGGGCCAATCGCCAAGGGGTTGTTGCGGATTTCCACCCGCAACGGCCCATAGCCCAGCACCCGGAACACGCCCGACCCGGCAAAGGTCCAGGCGTGTTTCGTGATAGCCATGGCCAGCAAGCGCGCACCAAATGCGCTTGGCAAGGCGCGGATCAGCCATTGCGCGAGCTTTGGAATGCGGTGGGCCAAAATATAATCGCCCGTCGCCAACCCCGCCGCGCGCTGAATCGCGGGGGCGCGGTCGGGCAGGAACAGGCGCACCGCATGGTGCAGGCGCGCGACATCTTCCTCTGGCAACATGCCAGCATGCGGGGGCGGTTCTGCGACGCCCGCGCGGTGCAACAATGCGCCGCGCAGGGCTTCGCCGATGGCGGCATCCAACACAGGCAAATGCTGCAAGATCGCATTCGGCCCGATCCGTGCCCTATCTGGTGCAAGGGCAGACATGGCCGATTACTCTGCCGGTTCTGTGCGGGTGGCGGTTGCGCCATTGGGCATCTTGAAGCTGCGCGCCCCGTCCATCTGCTGCGCCCCGCCGCCGCAGGCCTTGGCGGCGTTGCGCTCGACCGCCCGCGCTTTGCCTTGGGCGCGCAGCGCGTCGCGGCGTTCCTGCGCCTTGCGCTTCTTGTCGGCGTGATCTTCCCAATCGGCCATTTGCGCATCGGCAATGGTGCGGGTCATGTCGAAGCCGAACTCGATATCATCGCGCGATTTCATCGTGAAATAATCGGTCTTGCCCAGATCGTAGAACTGGCGCTGCACGCCCGCTTTCAGAAAGGCTTTCAGACAACCCAGCAAATATTTGCGCCGGTAGCCGGTGCCGCGCCACGGGTAATGGAACAGCGCCTTTTTCATGTAGAAGCGGCGGTAATTCTTCAGCACCCCTTCCAGCAGTGCGCCGCGCGTCATGGCGGCGGGCTTCATGATGGGGGTCACGAAATTATACTTGGAATAGTCGAACACCTCGACCTGATCGCGCAGTTCTTGGAACAGCGGCGTGAAGGGCCAAGGCGTATACATCGCCCAATTGGCCAAGTCTGGCTGCCAATCCCACGCCATTTGGTAGGTTTCTTCCAGCGTTTCGGGGGTTTCATTGTCCAAACCCACGATGAATTGCGCTTCCACGAAAATATCGGCCTCGCGCAGCAGGCGAATGGCTTCTTTATTCTCGGCGACGGTGGTTTCCTTGTTGAACACATCCAGCTTCATCTGCGCGGCGGCCTCTGTGCCCAAAGACACATGCACCAGCCCCGCCTTGCGGTAGAAGCCCAGCAAATCCTTGTCGCGCATGATATCAGTCACGCGGGTATTGATACCCCATTGAATCCGCTCTGGCAGGCCGCGGGCGATCAATTCCTCGCAGAATTCGACGAATTTCTTCTTGTTGATGGATGGCTCTTCATCGGCGAGGATGAAGAAACCCACTCCGTGGTTTTCGACCAGATCCTCAATCTCATCCACGACCTTTTTCGGGTCGCGCACGCGGTAATCGCGCCAGAATTTCCACTGGCTACAGAAGGAACAGGTGAAGGGGCAGCCCCGCGCCATATTGGGAATGGCCACTTTGCGGTTCAGCGGGATATAGATGTATTTATCCCATTCCAGAATGGACCAGTCGGGTTTGATCCCGTCCAGATCCTTGACCGTGGGGGCGGCTTGGGTGGCGGTGATTTCACCGTCATCGACAAAGGCCAAACCCTTGATCTTGTGGCGGTCTGCGGGCCAGCGCCCCTCTGCCATGGCCTGCATCAGGGCGACGATGATCTCTTCACCCTCGCCGCGCACGATAACGTCGATCCAAGGCGCTTCCGACAGAACCTGCCGGAACATGAAAGTGGCATGAATGCCGCCCAGAACGGTGCGGGCATCAGGGCACACATCTTTCGCGATGCGCAGGCATTCTTCGGCTTCATAGATGGAGGGGGTGATCGCGGTGGCACCCACCACATCGGGCTGGAGTTCCGCCAGCTTGGCGCGCAATTCATCCGGGCCGACATGGTTGGTCATCGCGTCGATGAAATGGATGTCGTCAAAGCCGTTATTCTTCAGCGCCCCGGTCAGATAGGCCACCCAAGCGGGCGGCCAGTTCCCGGCAATCTCGGCGCCGCCGGAATGGTAGTTCGGGTGGATGAAAACGATCCGCATGTGACGACTCCCCTATATGTAAGCATAGGTTTACACATAGGGTGACAAGATGAATTGACACAGATCAAGATAGGCGCGGTTCGGGCGGAAAAAACGCCTCAATCCTCATCGCGCGACAGCATGTCGTATTTGCGCAGCTTCAGATAAAGCGACTGGCGCGACAGGCCCAGCATTTCGGCGGCGGCCACGCGGTTGTTGCGCGTCAGCTCGATGGCGGTTTCGATGCAGATTCTCTCGATCACGTTGGTGGTTTCGGCCACGATGTCTTTCAGCGTGCTGGAGCCGACAAGTTCCATCACGCCGCGCATATCGGCATCTTGCGCGCCCGCATCGCCGCGCCGGGCCGCCGCGTTAGAGGCATTGCGGATCACCAGCGCCAGAACCGGCGTCAAGCGGTCATCCAGCCATGTGGCCGAAATTTCGGCGGCCACGGTGGCGTCAAAATCGGTCTTCAGCTTGGTGGAATACATGCGCAACTGGCCCGCGCGCTGCGCGTTCTCCAACAGCACTTTCAGGTCCACAACGCCACGCGCCAAGAAATCCGCGACAGAACGCCCCTGAACCGCGCTGGGGTTCGACACGTCGGTCAGGTTCAGGAAGGTTTCGTTGGCGGCCAGAATATTGCCGTCGCGGTCGGTGAACACAATGGCATCCGGGCCGCGATAGAACAACTGGCGCAGGTTCGCCACCAGCTTGCCATCGGCAACCGACCCCAATTCCGGGTCGCTCAGCCGCACAAGAACAAGCTGTTCGCCCGCCGCGCGGAACAGTTTGGACGACAGCAAAAGCTGGCGCTGCGAGATTTTCAGTTCCACCTCTATCGGGCTGGGCGCATCCATCGCCAGCGGCGAGGTCAGCGCCGACATCAACTCTCCGCGCCGCCGCCCGTTGAACCGTTCGGAAAAGGGGGTATCCAGCAGATCGGCCCGCGAGGCACCGAATAACGACGCCGCGTTATGGTTCAGGTCCACGATCGCCCCGGTTGTCGCCGACACCAGCGCCACCGCGTCAGATGTGAAATCCATCAGCAGCCGGTAGCGGGTGTCCAATTCGCGTTGCGATTCGTAATCCTGCTCCAGCGCGATTTGCGCATTCATAAGCTGTTGCTGCATTTCCATGACCGGGCGCTGGTCTTGTCCCAGCAGCAGCACTTCTTCGCTTTGGGCGACCCAATGCATGGCATAGCGCACCGGCACGCCGCCGCTGCCCACGCCCTTATGCACCAGTTCGACCCAGCGGAAAGGCGACGCCTCTCCGGTCTTGGCCCGCTCGGCCAGATCCGCGCAGCGCGCGCGGAACCGGTCGGCGGAATCGCCGTCCAAAGATGCCGAAAACTCTTGCCCGACCCAAGCTTTCACAACCCCTGCAAAGCCGGAATCGGGCTTGGCAACGGCGGCGCGCACCCGTCCGTCATGCCCGACCACAATCGACACATCGGACAGTGTTGCCACCACAGAGGTGACGACCGGGTCCCTTAGGATAGGGACCGCGCCGTCCGACTGAAAATTGGCACCATCATTCGACACGTGCGACTTGCTCCCTTACAGGGTTCACCGGAGGTAAACCTAAGCTTGACGTCCCGCCTACTCGGCGGCCTGCGCCCTTTTGTTAAAGCCGCATACCGCAAGTGCCTTGGTCACATCACACGTCGCCAAGTCGGCCCCGACATGGCTGGCCAAAGACTTTAAATCCATGTCTTTCTGCAACTCTTTCAATATACCGCCACCTAAGACTATCGGCAGATCACTCACCGGCAACCTACGAATTTTCTTCACCAATTCGATACAAGACGCAAGGCAAGAACGGTTTGACGCAGAGACAAAAACCGCATTGAAGCGGCTATTTTGCAATTGTTGCTCTAAAAATGACGGCGTCGGCACAAGACAGACGCGAACGGACACCCCGACACGCCGCATCTGGTTCGCGGCCACCATGGCGCCAAGGGTATGCTGCTCGCCGCCGGGCATCAGCAGCAGGACACGCGGGCCATGCGGATCGCCGATACTGTCCGACACCCAGGCCCGCCCCAATTCGCGCAACAGCGCCTGTAGGCGCGACATGCGCAGCGTGGCTTGCAGAATATCCAGATCGCCCTCGTGCCAGTCATTGCCGATCCGGCTGATGGCGGCGGGGAAGTATATGTCGATAATCTGTTCGGCCGCGATGCCGAAGCGCTTCATCTCGGTATACAGGCGACCCAGCGGTTCGGTATCGCCATTCACGGCGTGACGCAGCAGCAAAGCCAGAACGTCCTCTTGCGGCACACCGGTCGCGATGGGCGTGTTGCGTTGCAACTCCGACACGACGCGCAGCGCGAACTGTGTCAATGCACCACCCGATGCGCCTCTGTCTCGCTGATCTGTCTGGCCGTGATACTCCACATCGCCCTCACAGGTTGCGCCGGGCGCGGGTTCGCTCATCGAACAGCCCAGAGCAATTTTCAGCTTCAAGTTTCGCAGTTGGCCAAAAGAATGTCAAAAGAAACTTACACCAAATTCGGTAGCATCGCAAAAGCCATCGGAAATCCATAGCTTCGCTACAGTAAAACTTGGGCTTTGCTTAGAATATAACCCCATATGCTGGAATTTCGGACGCCTGCCAAGCAGCCCTAAGGATTGTAAGTTTTAATTGACACTTTGCCATTCAGGGCAGTAACATCATGACAAGGAATCGAGAAGGGAACGCCAAATGGGCGGGACGAGGACCCACAAACCGCTTTACACCGCAGAGCAGCGCGCCCGCCGCGACGCCTCGCGCTGGACGCT
This genomic window from Roseibaca calidilacus contains:
- a CDS encoding BCD family MFS transporter, whose product is MTLSWLQIFRLGLVQAALGAIVVLMTSTLNRLMVVELALPVVLPGALVALHYGVQITRPQWGHLADQGGNRTRWIIAGMALLALGGVGATLAIPLLESNLALGLAVSVVAYIVIGLGVGASGTSLLALLATATAERRRPAAATITWLMMIAGIALTAITAGSFLDPYSHARLLMVVSVICTGAVAVTILAVWGIERRVIARPAPPAQSFRDGMRDIWADRAARNFTFFVFLSMTAYFMQELILEPYAGLVFNFTPGQSTSMSGAQNGGVFLGMVLVGVAATGFRLGSLRAWVVAGCGGSAVALVAIAGASTWALPLVPLVVTLGFFNGMFAVAAIGSMMQLAGEGADKREGARVGLWGASQAIAAGFGGLTGAALVDVARALMPVADAFAAVFLFQAILFVASASLAARIMTARENAALVPGE
- the chlG gene encoding chlorophyll synthase ChlG, which translates into the protein MTVSDSIQARLPHPAAMLELIKPITWFPPMWAYLCGVISVGVWPDSWALVVLGVLLAGPIVCGMSQAANDWCDRHVDAINEPHRPIPSGRIPGRWGLYIALAMSVLSLGVGWLLGPWGFGATVVGVLAAWAYSVEPIRAKRSGWWGPGLVGLSYEALPWFTGAAVIAAGAPRFEIVAIAVLYGLGAHGIMTINDFKAIEGDRQMGLRSLPVTLGPVNAATVAGTVMVLAQLVVVCLLVIWGKPLHAAAIAVGIGVQIWALGRWRTDPAKLAPWFNGTGVGPYVLGMMVAAFALQGLPA
- the bchJ gene encoding bacteriochlorophyll 4-vinyl reductase — encoded protein: MSALAPDRARIGPNAILQHLPVLDAAIGEALRGALLHRAGVAEPPPHAGMLPEEDVARLHHAVRLFLPDRAPAIQRAAGLATGDYILAHRIPKLAQWLIRALPSAFGARLLAMAITKHAWTFAGSGVFRVLGYGPLRVEIRNNPLAIGPSDHPICDWHAAVFERLFGALVWPDVQVVEEDCTAMGAPACIFRIAPR
- the bchE gene encoding magnesium-protoporphyrin IX monomethyl ester anaerobic oxidative cyclase; its protein translation is MRIVFIHPNYHSGGAEIAGNWPPAWVAYLTGALKNNGFDDIHFIDAMTNHVGPDELRAKLAELQPDVVGATAITPSIYEAEECLRIAKDVCPDARTVLGGIHATFMFRQVLSEAPWIDVIVRGEGEEIIVALMQAMAEGRWPADRHKIKGLAFVDDGEITATQAAPTVKDLDGIKPDWSILEWDKYIYIPLNRKVAIPNMARGCPFTCSFCSQWKFWRDYRVRDPKKVVDEIEDLVENHGVGFFILADEEPSINKKKFVEFCEELIARGLPERIQWGINTRVTDIMRDKDLLGFYRKAGLVHVSLGTEAAAQMKLDVFNKETTVAENKEAIRLLREADIFVEAQFIVGLDNETPETLEETYQMAWDWQPDLANWAMYTPWPFTPLFQELRDQVEVFDYSKYNFVTPIMKPAAMTRGALLEGVLKNYRRFYMKKALFHYPWRGTGYRRKYLLGCLKAFLKAGVQRQFYDLGKTDYFTMKSRDDIEFGFDMTRTIADAQMADWEDHADKKRKAQERRDALRAQGKARAVERNAAKACGGGAQQMDGARSFKMPNGATATRTEPAE
- the ppsR gene encoding transcriptional regulator PpsR, yielding MSNDGANFQSDGAVPILRDPVVTSVVATLSDVSIVVGHDGRVRAAVAKPDSGFAGVVKAWVGQEFSASLDGDSADRFRARCADLAERAKTGEASPFRWVELVHKGVGSGGVPVRYAMHWVAQSEEVLLLGQDQRPVMEMQQQLMNAQIALEQDYESQRELDTRYRLLMDFTSDAVALVSATTGAIVDLNHNAASLFGASRADLLDTPFSERFNGRRRGELMSALTSPLAMDAPSPIEVELKISQRQLLLSSKLFRAAGEQLVLVRLSDPELGSVADGKLVANLRQLFYRGPDAIVFTDRDGNILAANETFLNLTDVSNPSAVQGRSVADFLARGVVDLKVLLENAQRAGQLRMYSTKLKTDFDATVAAEISATWLDDRLTPVLALVIRNASNAAARRGDAGAQDADMRGVMELVGSSTLKDIVAETTNVIERICIETAIELTRNNRVAAAEMLGLSRQSLYLKLRKYDMLSRDED
- a CDS encoding cobalamin B12-binding domain-containing protein, encoding MSEPAPGATCEGDVEYHGQTDQRDRGASGGALTQFALRVVSELQRNTPIATGVPQEDVLALLLRHAVNGDTEPLGRLYTEMKRFGIAAEQIIDIYFPAAISRIGNDWHEGDLDILQATLRMSRLQALLRELGRAWVSDSIGDPHGPRVLLLMPGGEQHTLGAMVAANQMRRVGVSVRVCLVPTPSFLEQQLQNSRFNAVFVSASNRSCLASCIELVKKIRRLPVSDLPIVLGGGILKELQKDMDLKSLASHVGADLATCDVTKALAVCGFNKRAQAAE